The genomic segment CCCGGCGGGCTCGATCCGTAAGGAGGGTGCGGATACCGTGACAGTCGTCGTAGCCGCAGGTAGCGATTCTTCGGCAGGCAACACCGGCTACTTCCTGCCGGGCACGATCAGCGGCTTCGTCCAGTCGGATACCGATGGCAACGGTTCGCCGGATACCGGTATCGCGGGGGTCTCGATCGGCCTCTTCGATACGAGCAACAATGCCATCGCTTCGACCGTGACCGCTGCGGATGGCAGCTATTCCTTCGGCAATCTGCCGCCGGGTAACTACATCATCGTGGAATCCCAGCCCACGGGCTACCTCAGCGTGTCCGATGTCGATCTCGGCGATCCCGACACCATCGGTGATGTGACGCCGGTCGTGCTCAGCGCCGGTGGCACCGTCAATGGCCGCAACTTCCTGGAGCGGCCGCTTAGGACTCCGAACACCTTCGCGGGCTGGCAGGACCAGAATCCGCTCGGTGGTCAGAACGGTCCGACGCAGAACCCGGATGGCGACATCTCGAACAACTTGATCGAATACGCCTTCGGCCTCGATCCGGCCAGCGGTGCGGGCAATCCGTTCTGCCTCGTCTCCTCGCTCGCCAATGACGGGAATATCGACGCGGTCTACACCCGTACCGCCGGTGGCGCGCTGGATGTGAACTACGAAGTGCAGACCATCTCCAGCCTCACGCTCTCGCCGGGCGGCTGGACGACGGTGAGCCTCACACCCGCGAACTTCACCGTGACCAACAATGGTGATGGCTCGGAGACGGTTCGCATCCTCGACCTGCAATCGCTCACGAGCTTCACCGGATCCGGCTTTGTCCGGATGCGCGTCAGCCTGGATGAAGACAACAACGGCACGCCGGAAGCCACGGCTGTGACCGAGGTCGGTGGCTGGGTGGCTACGAACTGGGGCACCGAGTGCCGCACCTATGGCAATCCCTTCATTTCCTGCCCGCCCTTCTCCGGAATCATCGATTCCGTGAATGGTCAGCAGATCATCTTGGGCGCCTCCGCGACCGGAGTGAACCTCGCCACGGTCTTGCCTTCCGGCTCGTCCTACTACCTCGAAGTCACTTCCGGCGATTGGGCCGGCCACCGCTTCGACGTGACGACCACCGGTGTTGGCGTGCTCTCACTCGCGAATGATCCCGATCTCTTCGCGCAGAGCGGGCCCTTCAACACGCTTGCCGGCGCTCTTCCTGCCACCTTGGCGGGGGATAGCTTCGTGATCCGCGTGCACTGGTCGCTCGGGGAGATGTTCCCGGTCGAGGCTTTCACCGCCACCTCCAGCCAAGACACGGCGGATCAGGTCCAGACCTTCGCGAACGGCATCTTCACGAATTATTGGCTCTACGATGATGCGGGCACGCCGCGCTGGATCCGTGTGGGAGACAGCAGCATGTCCGACCAAGGTGCGACGGTGATCCCGCCGAACGCCGGCACCTTCATCCAGTGCCTGAGTGCCCCGGGTTCGATGCTGGCCTTTGGGAAGGTCCGTGCGAATGACTTCGTGCTGCCGCTCCAAGCAGGACACAACCTGGTGCGCGGCGGATATCCGCTCGATGAATCACCGTTCTCCCGCGGCATGACGCTTCCGAACGGCTTCGATGGCGACCGCGACTATAAGAAGGCGGACGAGATCTTCATCTGGCGCGGCGATCTGGTGGCGAATGGCACCGGCTACGACACCTACTTCCTGCTCGATGCGTCGCCGACGCTGAGACGCTGGGCGAAGGTGGGCGATGCCTCGCTCACGCCGCAGGACAATTCTCTCCTCTTCAAGCGAGACCACAGTGCCTTCCTCAAGCTGAACACCGCGCTGCCGTCCCACAAGGTCGCCCGTCCTTGGCAGCCCTGAGAAATATCCCTCACCCCTTACACCGATGAGACTTCGTCACAAAGCAGTGCAAGCAGCGGCAGCGTTCCTGCTCTTCGCTGTCACGCAGGCCCCGGCCGCGACCATCAACTGGGGCAGCCCCGTGCTCTCGACCACGGCGGACAGCAAGGGTGAGGCACTCGATTCCAGCTACAGCGTGGAACTCGGTGCCTTTGCCAACGGCTTCGTCCCCACCGCGGAGAATACCGAGGATTGGGCCGCGAACTGGCGCACCTTCAGCGTCGCCAGTTTCGATCCGGAGCTTGGCTATTTCACCGGCACCGCCGATCTACTGGTCGGTGGCGGCAGCAGCGATCCGCTCGCGGACACGGGGATCAATTTCTCGGACATGGAAGTCTATGTTTGGGTCTTCAATTCCACGACCATGGAACCGGAGTCGGAGTGGTTCCTCGGCCGCAGCGATAGCTGGGTGATGCCGACCGCTCCCACCGAATGCTGCGACAATGGCCTGCCTACCCAATGGTCCACCACCGACTTCACCACTTCGGACACCCCGGTATACGGCGCGCAGGGTCCGGTATTCGGCGGTGGCGTTTCGGATAATCCCGGCGTTTACACGATCCAGACCCACACGGTTCCGGAAGCTTCGACCCTTGTCCTCGCGGCATTCGGGATGATGTTCTGTCTCCGCCGCCGTCGTCCGATCTCCTGACCGATTTCACCCCCTGATGTTCTTGCTCCGCGCCCTTCTGGTTCGCATCGCCCTCGTGATCGTTCTCACGAAGGCGGTGGAAGCGGAGACGCTCAAGTGGTTCTGCGATTCACAGACGATGAATCTCAGCAGTGCTGGCGTGCCCATGGACGGCGGCTACCGCTTCGAACTCGGAGTCTTCGCGGCGGGCTTCACTCCCACCGCCGCCAATACTGCTCAATGGTCCGCTAATTGGAGTGCCGCCCAACGAGTGGTCTACAATGGGACCACCAGGGTCTTCACCGGCGTATACACGGTGACCTCGAACGCGGCTCCATTCACGGTCGGGGCGAATGCCTACGTCTGGGGCTTTGGTGGTCGGGCGGGGAATGAGTGGATACTGTTCCGCGCGCCCTCATGGATTTGGCCGGCGCCGAATCCAATCGACCCCTTCGGCCTCGATTGGAATGCGAAGGATGCCACCCAAGTCATCGTTGGCAACATCCATGCCTCGGGAAGTCCTTTCCTCATGCAGGCCTCCGCGGTGGTGAGCAGCGTGCCGCCCTCTTCCACCTACGCCCAGTGGAGGAATGAGGAGCTTTCCGGCGTCGCACTGAACGGTCCGGAGGACGATGCGGATGGCGATGGGATCAAGAACCTGCTGGAGTTCGTCTTCGGCACCCGCCCGCTTACCCTTGATGCGCTGCCGCCGATCGGCACCACGATGGTGGGCGGCTCGATCCAGCTCACGGTTCCCCGGCGGCTCGACCGCACGGCCAGCGTGGCGCTGGAAACCTCCACCGGCCTGTCCGGATGGACCTCGGCCATCTCGGGTGTCACCGTCACGAGCAATGGGCCGGAGGCCCGCATTCTCAGTGTCTCGGTCGGATCCGATAGCCGCCGCTTTTTCCGGGTGGTGTTCACGGCCTCGCCCTGACTTGAAAAAGTGGCTATTGTGGTGGATATCGCCATGAGCCCGCCTTCGTTGCACCGTTGGAAGTCTTTCTGGTTCGGGGCGATCGTTCTCGTCTTCCTCGCATGGAGCTGGGTGCACTCGATGGGGCAGGGCGGTTACGTCTCGATCGCCGGGAGCTCGGAGGAGCTGCTCCGGATCGACCAGAGCGGAGGCTATGTCGCCTTGGTTTGGGAGTCGGCTACACCGATCTATTCGCTTCCCGAGTTGCCGCTCGAAAGGATGTTCGGGAGGGAGCAGAGTTCATGGTTTCCAAAGGCTTTTAAATACGGCTCGCCGGTCGATGGTTGGCGAGCCGCAGCCATCGCGCATTGGTGCCTGATACTCGCGGTCGCGATCCTTTGGCTTGGATGGCTGCTCTTTCGCTGGAGAAGAATGCATGCAGCGAAGGCACCGCATTTGGCTTGAAAGACGTCCTGCTTTGTTTTTCGTATTCATAAAATAAAATATCGTGAATACGCATATCAGATTCATTCTCTTCGGAGCCATGTGTTCTGCCCTGCCTCTACAAGCCCGGGAGACGGACACCCTCTTGATCGAGGCCGAACAGTTCTCCGAGAGGGGTGGCTGGCAGGTCGATACCCAGTTCATCGAGACCATGGGTTCGCCCTACCTGCTCGCACACGGCATGGGAGAGTGTGTCGCGGATGCCAGCACCTCCATCACCGTTCCCGGGGATGGCAGCTACAAAGTATGGGCCCGCACGATGGATTGGACGGAGGCCTTGGAGAGAGAGGGCGGAGCAGGACGTTTCTCGCTTTCGATCGGTGGCACGCAGGTGGGTGGAGAGCTTGGAAAAGGCAAAGGCGAGTGGCATTGGGAGGAAGCAGGCTCAATTTCCTTGAAGCAGGGACAGACCACTCTCTCCTTGAAGGACCTTTCCGGCTTCGACGGCCGAGTCGATGCAGTCTTGCTCAGCCGCTCCCAAGGGCTGCGTCCTCCGGAGAAGTGCCTGCTGGAGGATCGCATCGCTTGGAAGATTCCGGGGGCACCCTTGGCGGTCGAGGATGCGGGCGATTTTGACCTGGTGGTGATCGGCGGGGGCTACGGTGGTCTCGGTGCCGCCATCTCTGCTGCACGCATGGGGTGCAAGGTCGCGCTGGTCCAGAACCGGGAAGTGCTGGGTGGCAATGGTTCTTCCGAAGTGCGGGTTTGGGCGAAGGGGGACCTGCCTCCGAGCGAGTATCTCATGGCGGACATCGTGCGGGAGATTTCCGACAGTGCGCAGGCCTCGCCCGCTGCCGCCGAGCAGTTCGTCGACGCGAAGAAGGAGGCGGTCGTGAAGGCGGAGAAGAACATCACGCTGCTGCTGGGCCACCACGCGTACGGCTTGGAGATGAAGGGCGAGGAGATCGCCGCGGCGAAGCTC from the Luteolibacter rhizosphaerae genome contains:
- a CDS encoding PEP-CTERM sorting domain-containing protein, which codes for MRLRHKAVQAAAAFLLFAVTQAPAATINWGSPVLSTTADSKGEALDSSYSVELGAFANGFVPTAENTEDWAANWRTFSVASFDPELGYFTGTADLLVGGGSSDPLADTGINFSDMEVYVWVFNSTTMEPESEWFLGRSDSWVMPTAPTECCDNGLPTQWSTTDFTTSDTPVYGAQGPVFGGGVSDNPGVYTIQTHTVPEASTLVLAAFGMMFCLRRRRPIS